In Lonchura striata isolate bLonStr1 chromosome 3, bLonStr1.mat, whole genome shotgun sequence, the sequence TGTGATACTTAGAGATGGAAGAGCCCTGACAGCAGAAGGCTTATTTTCCCAGTCTCAGCCATCCCACTGCAAACCAACCAAGAAGGCTGCAGAAGCGTCTGAACAAGAGTCCCAACCcaatggcagaaaaaaagaaaggctcCGAGTAATTTTATTGCAAGAGGAACCAGTGCTGCTCCATTCTCACCTGCAGTCACATTTACTGTGCTGTAAGAAGCTCATGTGTGATATGTGCTGACTCTGATGGGGTTTAATTCTCATGATCTGgaataaaagaaacagaaagggTCACTGCCTGATCACTCTTCATGTTCACAGCCCCAAATCAGGCTGCTGTGCAGCAAAGCACTCACACCCCAGGTGCTcctgggaagagcagggcaGAGTTTGAGCTAGCTCTGAGGCCCCGTTCTCCCAGTCAGAGAAGGCCTTTGATCACAAGCGAGCAGCAACGCCAGACTTGTGCCAAAGCTCTGTTTTCTTGTCCATGCTCAGTGCCAGCACTGGTGGATAGCCTTGGAGACAGGCATGGGAGAGAGTGTACCACCACAGCAAGGTTCTCAATGAGCCCTCCCTGGCTGATGCTGGACAGACAGTAGTTGAAGATCCAGCCTGCTCAAGCAGAAGTCATGCTTCAGTCTCACACAAAGGTCCCCAATGAAAATTCCAAATCCAACTCCTTTTCCTTAAGCCACCATTCCTTCCCTGACATTTCACTTTCTCAGTACCTTGACCCAGAAAATAAATCTGGAGATTTGTGTTTAAAGGAGTCCTGCAAAGCCAGACATcacccagcccccagcccccagaTATATTCAAGGAAGCTATTTAGAAGCTATGGAATACTGTCATATTCTCTTAACCAGAACATGGCTGGAAAATTAGCTCTACAGATATGCTTTAATGCCTCTGACCCCTTACAGGTATGCAGGCATACCAGTCAAGAAGTGTAATTCAGCAAGGAatggtgggaaaaaaaacatcccTAGGGGAGCCTGAAAGTGGAAAAGCAGTATGGGGAACCATGAAAGGGCACAGGCAGGGTCTCCAACAGAGTTCAAACACAGCCTAAATTTCAAGTAAAAGGACCTGCTGGCTAATCACTTAGCACTGCACATTTCTCACCGATACTAAAAATTGACACAAATATTTACAGTGGCCATCAAGAGGCTAAGGGACAAAATTAGGTGAGGGAGCTATGGGTTGGGTAATGGCACCAGCACAATTTTGGACAAGAGCTGGAATCCAGTCTGACAGACAAGGGCAGTTACTAAGGTCTCTAAAGCAATTTGCATCTTTGCCCACAGGCCCAGCCTTTGCTATCATGGCCACCTTCAGCAGCCTCCAAACAAAGGAGGAAGAGCCCAGAGGCAGACAGGCTTTTTCAGCTAACATAGCACAGTCTGTTTCTTAGATCCCCTTTAACCCCTGCTATGCCAGGGTAGCTAAAGACCCAAATTCCCTGCTCTGTTGGTACAAGCTGATGCCACATGACCTTCAGGAGAGAGCACTGACAGGTTCTCCCCTTTTGCCCTACTCAGCTGCCTTCAGAACAACAGCTGTGTGTAGAGTTCAGGTGCTGCAAGGGCCCAAGGAATATCttctttgggaactgggagacAGTACCATCAGAAATGTTCCTTTGCATTCTCTAAACATAAAGTGCTCCTTTGCATGCTCCTACCTACTGTATTTGGGCAGGAGCCAAAAAACAGACTCTCCTTGTAGCCTTAAATAGACATAGGCAATTCATTTTTTAACCCTGCGTGGTGTAACACAGAGCACCAGAGTCAGAAAAGAGGTTCCCTGGGGTAGGTGCACTTCCAATTAGCTGGGATCTGGGACTTGGAGCGGCTGTGATGGCTGTTTTGCTTCCTTCCAGCAAAGCGTGGCAGATTGCAAGCTGGACCCTCACCTCCATTGTGACGTTGTACACATCCACAGGGACACATTCTAGGCCTTCATCGCCGCAGCAACCCGCACATCTCATCAGAGGCACACAGGATGGCTTGAATATGTACTCCACTTCATCGGGGTACTCCTGGAAAATGTCCACCAGGGTCTCAATAGTCCTGCAGAAGCTGCGCTCATAGACTTCCAGGAATTTGATAACTAAAAGAGGAATGGAGGGAATAAGTTAATGCAAACTTAGCACAAGAATGTCTAGTGCTTCACCCCTTAAAGTGAGCCAGACAGTTGCAACACAACTACCCTATGCTCTTCACTAATAGTCTTGCAGGCCTAAATCCATTGTCTGTGCTCTACATACACACACATCAAGTGAGAAGGGAGAAAGACAATCTCCTCCTACAGCTGCTTCAGGGCAAAGGCAAAATGGACAAGAGAGCCTCACTGTTTGCCTTCCTGGTACCATGATGTATGCCGCAGGTGACTCTTCCCCATATATCTTCTCTGTTTTTCCCCATACTCCTGGTATGCTGCCACTAAGAATATCAGCTCAGCCAGAAAAaacctgaagctgcagcagatAATCTGCATTCTGGACTAAGGCCCTTCACTGGTTTGCCCTTTACTCCCTTTCAAAACAGTCAGTGGATGCCCCAGCAGTTTTAAAGCCAGAAGCATCCTTTGTACAGACCTCAGCACACAGACACTTCTAAGAGCAAGCAGAGGCTCTGAACTATGGAGCCATGCATCTTCACCCTCCCTGTCATCTACCGCTTTTGGCCATGCAGAACATCTTCCTCAGCAGGTCACCATGGAACCATGACAGTATCCACTACAAGTCACGGCCTCCATGTCCCCACACTGACCACCTTCTCAGACCCAGGAACCAAGCCACCCACTGGAAGATTCAAAGTAGGCTCACAGCACCCCCAGGACTAGCCAGACTATATATTTGGCTACTGAACTACAATGAGACAGTGTGGGAGGGGGAACAGGGTGGATCTGCCATTATCCCAAGCCTTCCCTACGAATGGAGCAAACACTAACTGCTTGCGATCTGCACTGATTTCACAAGTGTTTCTCAATGTTTCCCACTCTCTTGCCAAAGCTTCATTTTGCTGCTTGGTCAAGGGTTGGAGAGATTTAAAGAGATGAGAGATAGTATAGGTaagtacacacacacaaaccccaGATGCTTAGCATAGTGTGGCAGTGAGTACCTGGAGCCCTCCAGGCCTCCTAGCTCTAGCACCACACTGGCAACAAAGGATGTCTCACATGGAGCGCAGGGTAAGAGTATGCCCAAGGAGACAGTACCTGTCCCATGCTGTTATGCACCATAATGATCCACCTGTACAGTATGCAGAGTCCTCCAGCACCAGGTTGATAACTCAGACTGATAAGAGGAAACTGCTTGCATCATGGAAAA encodes:
- the VEGFA gene encoding vascular endothelial growth factor A, long form isoform X4, encoding MNFLLTWIRWGLAALLYLQSAELSKAAPALGDGERKPNEVIKFLEVYERSFCRTIETLVDIFQEYPDEVEYIFKPSCVPLMRCAGCCGDEGLECVPVDVYNVTMEIMRIKPHQSQHISHMSFLQHSKCDCRPKKDVKNKQEKCEKPRR
- the VEGFA gene encoding vascular endothelial growth factor A, long form isoform X3 is translated as MNFLLTWIRWGLAALLYLQSAELSKAAPALGDGERKPNEVIKFLEVYERSFCRTIETLVDIFQEYPDEVEYIFKPSCVPLMRCAGCCGDEGLECVPVDVYNVTMEIMRIKPHQSQHISHMSFLQHSKCDCRPKKDVKNKQEKKSKRGRGKGQKRKRKKGRYKPLSLCEKPRR